In Paroedura picta isolate Pp20150507F chromosome 1, Ppicta_v3.0, whole genome shotgun sequence, the following are encoded in one genomic region:
- the LOC143825076 gene encoding uncharacterized protein LOC143825076, with amino-acid sequence MNSCLLCTATQSPAKIAEAKGSIEGEEEEEEEEGPSTSAQAAADTMKARMRSMEARLASLEGLLEKQRRDWQAEVADLRGELERQRQQKEEEELKKKEEEDLFRRKVRGTMTRFGKKLREMAEGRGKKSSVAAARKNEGKKCKGKRGGGTKDQDDDAGEGTSGT; translated from the exons ATGAATTCTTGTTTACTTTGCACAGCCACACAATCTCCTGCCAAAATAGCAGAGGCCAAAGGCAGCATTgagggtgaggaagaggaggaagaggaagaggggccttccacctcagcacaAGCTGCAG cagacacAATGAAGGCCAGGATGCGgagcatggaggccaggctggcatccttggaggggctcttAGAGAAACAgcggagggact ggcaggcagaagtggctgacctaagAGGGGagttggagaggcagaggcagcagaaggaggaggaagaac tgaagaagaaggaggaggaagacctcttcagGCGAAAAGTCAGGGGCACTATGACCCGCTTTGGAAAAAAActgagggagatggcagagggcagagggaaaaAGTCCTCAGTGGCTGCAGCCCGCAAAAATGAGGGCAAGAAATGTAaggggaaacgggggggggggactaaagaCCAAGATGATGATGCTGGTGAGGGGACTAGTGGCACTTGA